The region AGTGACACATTTCTTATAGCTGCGCCCCTACACCAGCCAAATTCCTTGGTAAAACTGAGTTTTTAGTGACTATACCATTCCAGGCTATGTGAAAGCCATTATTTCCTTGCAGCCGCTGTCTAGTTACTTCTCCGTCGTGATGTTACATTTGAGTTACCATTTTCCTTCTTCTCTTACACTTTCACTAACCCAAAAACGAAACCCTGAGCAAGATATACACAGGGTCACCAATTGCAATGGGAATAGCACATAAAAAGAAGTTACTGTACCTTGTGCTGAGACTTGGGGGTTTCATTCCAGTTGGTGAATCTAATCCTTCCCCCGGCTTTGTGGCCTTCTCTCTGTTCATTTGTTGCAATATGGAATTTAATTCACTAATGACATTGGCTTTGGGACTTGGCATGATTAGACTTCTCATCTCTGGGACATCGCCCCATAACTTGGAGGTCCTTAGATACCCAGCTTTTGATAAATTGGGCTGCATCCCTAGCGGGGGAGGAGGCGGAGCAGGGGGAGGGATAACAAAAGTGTCCATGTTTTCTTCCAGGACGGCGTCCTTATAAAGTGCATTGCTTTTGTTGATTATGGGCTTCACTTTTGGCTTCGGAGGTACTGGGGGCTTGTCCACTAGAAACGCTTGCCCATCTGCATAGACTGTACATGTGTCCAAATTTTCACCACCCTCTGAGGATAACGTAGATATGCTGGAGACAGTGGAAATAGTGCTAGTTGTCTCTAAGTGATGGTCGCTGCCACTGCGGCTGTCCACCTCCTCGATCCCAGAGTCTGTGACGTTATCAAAGCTTTCTGGGTGTTGCATGTACGAGGCAGGCAGGCAGTTCGACAGAGCCCCAGGCTTTTTACTTTCTAGAGAAATAGAGGCAACATTGGGATGATACGAACCAGGGGGAAGGGTGCCATTCTTCCTCTGCATCAACAAGTCTGCCAGTGTAGCTGCTGGCATTGCAGAGACATCCTCAGGAATATCAAAACTGTTGGCAAATTCAAGAGGAGGAGGCAGTGGCTCAGTGAAAATAAAGTCCTCATCGACGTCTATTGAGGCAAAAGGTGGAGGAGGGATGCGGAACGGTAGGATGACTGGTTCATCCACAGAGCAGACGGAAACAATGGCTTTAGTGGGGGGCGCTGGCAAGCTGGCATCACTTGTTTTGGGTAACGCGTTCTCTACATTATCACTGGGTTCAGCTGCTGGAGTTTCTGTAGGCTGATTCTCTGGAGAAGCCTCTTTTTCTACATCTTCGTTGTCATTAAGTAGACTCTCTGCTTTGGAGGCGTCTACCGTATGTACCATCAGCAATCCGGCGGTCTTCTGCTGTGAGGTGTCCATAATGTTGATCAGCATATTCTTTTTCTCTTCGTGACGTTTTTCTTCCTTCACTGTTTCTGGGTCATGTTTATTTTCGGTCTCCTGTCTTTTTAACACCCCGCGTTGGTTTTGCCTATTGGTACTGCTGACTGCAGCGGGAAATGAACTTTCTGCATTGGGGCGAAGCTTTGTATCGATGAAAAGAGGCTTATTGAGATCGGACTTGTCTACTTCCGGGGGACTAGGACTGGGTTGACTTTGCTCTTTCATTGCTCTGTCTCTAGCCGCTAATGCCAGTGCCAGCGGTGAATTGGGATCTAATAACTTCCCGGTCACTGGATGCATGTAATTTCCAGAAACATTAATCCCTTTAGTTGTGTTGTTTTCATGTCCCTTTCCTTTTCCTGATCGCACATTGTTTGCATCCCCGTGGTTTCCGAATGCATTAGCTGTTCGGCTTAAAATGAGTGAGGACGGGCCTACAAACTGCTTAAAGCTCTCCTCATTACAGAACATGCCCTCATCAATGGACTTGGAGTGCCGTAACCTGGGACTGGGTGTCGGTCCAACACTTTCATCTCCCAGGTCCGTAGACAAGAATGCCGGAGAGTTTCGCCTGGCCTCTAACCTTTTCTCTCTGTCCCTCACTGCTCCGGCAATGGCTGCAGCAAACGGACCGGTGACGTTGAGGGAGTCGTCTGGCCTTAGCTGTCCTTGCTGCTCTGAGGTTTGCAGGTCCGTCTCCATGCTACTTCCCTGGCTGCTCTTTCCGCTGCTGCTAGTTGAAGGTTCTTTGATGATGATGGTTGGGATGGGAATGGAGCAGGTTTTCTCTGGGCTATCCTCCACATTAGACTGCTTGACAAGCATGCCCTTCCGCCTAGCGGGTTTTGCTGGCACGAATACAGCTTTATTTCCTAACTTTCCGACTTCTGAGTAAGGGTTTTCAGGTAATTGGCCTCTCTTAGTTACAAAGTTCTGTTGGGACGACATTTTAGAACTATAAAGATCTTCAGAGTCTAATGAAAACCTATCCGTCTCTCGTCTGTAATACATGCCCTTGCCTCTCATTATCGTGCCCATGTTATCCGACCGCACAGCCGGGAGAGGAGACTTTGCGCCAGTAATCTGGTTAAACGTAGGCTTGATGGTTCCATATCCTCTGGGAGATGGAGACTTGGGTGAATTAAATGGTGAGGGGGACGGTGGAGGCGGTGATGGAGGTAACGTTGCTGGAGGGGGTGGAATATCTTCTGAGGCATCGGGCATAGATAAGCTTCTTGTAAACTTTAACATTGGAGGTGCCAAAAATTGCCTTTCTTCTTCAGTTATACCTGAAACCACAAAGAGCAGAGTATAAGAGAATTATCATAGCGTCATGACTAAGGGTATTCCTAAATATACAGGGGAAATCTGTCATAAGGTTTACTCTCTGTGCAGTTTGCTTTCTTATATGCTCTAATTCAACTAAAACAAGATCCACAAGAAAGTTGATAAGGACCATCACCGATTATAAGAGTCCCTTGTCCCCTgtttgaatggagcagtggtcaaacatgtgcactgctgctccatttagagtctatgggactgatggagataTGAGTGCAGTGCTCGGCGATATCTGATCGGTGGAACTCCTACCAACTGGACAATTATATCTATCAATAGGATGCAATATCGGTACAAGCTCTATTGTGTTAGATTAGTCATCATTTCCATTACGTACTGGA is a window of Ranitomeya variabilis isolate aRanVar5 chromosome 2, aRanVar5.hap1, whole genome shotgun sequence DNA encoding:
- the SHANK2 gene encoding SH3 and multiple ankyrin repeat domains protein 2 isoform X9, translated to MVTSSLETMADTSKFKKKVHFGETRTDRTKKLFRHYTVGSYDSFDASSDCIIEEKTVVLQKKDNEGFGFVLRGAKADTPIEEFNPTPAFPALQYLESVDEDGVAWQAGLRTGDFLIEVNNENVVKVGHRQVVNMIRHGGNHLVLKVVTVTRSLDPDDTARKKAPPPPKRAPTTALSLRSKSMTSELEELASVRKKKDKAEDSTPISKPLRPVDNVPLDSRVATIKQRPSSRCFPPVTETNSMYDRQGIAVIPPTVPGIPHGPFLGIPRGTMRRQKSIDSRITLSGITEEERQFLAPPMLKFTRSLSMPDASEDIPPPPATLPPSPPPPSPSPFNSPKSPSPRGYGTIKPTFNQITGAKSPLPAVRSDNMGTIMRGKGMYYRRETDRFSLDSEDLYSSKMSSQQNFVTKRGQLPENPYSEVGKLGNKAVFVPAKPARRKGMLVKQSNVEDSPEKTCSIPIPTIIIKEPSTSSSGKSSQGSSMETDLQTSEQQGQLRPDDSLNVTGPFAAAIAGAVRDREKRLEARRNSPAFLSTDLGDESVGPTPSPRLRHSKSIDEGMFCNEESFKQFVGPSSLILSRTANAFGNHGDANNVRSGKGKGHENNTTKGINVSGNYMHPVTGKLLDPNSPLALALAARDRAMKEQSQPSPSPPEVDKSDLNKPLFIDTKLRPNAESSFPAAVSSTNRQNQRGVLKRQETENKHDPETVKEEKRHEEKKNMLINIMDTSQQKTAGLLMVHTVDASKAESLLNDNEDVEKEASPENQPTETPAAEPSDNVENALPKTSDASLPAPPTKAIVSVCSVDEPVILPFRIPPPPFASIDVDEDFIFTEPLPPPLEFANSFDIPEDVSAMPAATLADLLMQRKNGTLPPGSYHPNVASISLESKKPGALSNCLPASYMQHPESFDNVTDSGIEEVDSRSGSDHHLETTSTISTVSSISTLSSEGGENLDTCTVYADGQAFLVDKPPVPPKPKVKPIINKSNALYKDAVLEENMDTFVIPPPAPPPPPLGMQPNLSKAGYLRTSKLWGDVPEMRSLIMPSPKANVISELNSILQQMNREKATKPGEGLDSPTGMKPPSLSTRGTDVLSTVSGNRNTTVTFTVRPGANQPITLQNRTPEFDGRISGMRRAPSPVVSPAEITRDIKPGPLSAPPASISDVFILPTPPPTGDLFGMNMGRSRSPSPSILQQPISNKPFSAKPVHMWTKQDVADWLESLHLGEHKEMFMDNEIDGTHLPSLQKEDLIDLGVTRVGHRMNIERALKQLLDR
- the SHANK2 gene encoding SH3 and multiple ankyrin repeat domains protein 2 isoform X8; this translates as MQNNPNGTVKTIGSYSQVPRSRSPSLNRLGEDAKRQQHRHVSPGPNKEVATAVDYQGPKRKLYSALPGRHFIVVKPYQPQGEGEIPLHKGDRIRVLSIGEGGFWEGNARGHVGWFPAECVEEVQPKPSEGRQETRTDRTKKLFRHYTVGSYDSFDASSDCIIEEKTVVLQKKDNEGFGFVLRGAKADTPIEEFNPTPAFPALQYLESVDEDGVAWQAGLRTGDFLIEVNNENVVKVGHRQVVNMIRHGGNHLVLKVVTVTRSLDPDDTARKKAPPPPKRAPTTALSLRSKSMTSELEELASVRKKKDKAEDSTPISKPLRPVDNVPLDSRVATIKQRPSSRCFPPVTETNSMYDRQGIAVIPPTVPGIPHGPFLGIPRGTMRRQKSIDSRITLSGITEEERQFLAPPMLKFTRSLSMPDASEDIPPPPATLPPSPPPPSPSPFNSPKSPSPRGYGTIKPTFNQITGAKSPLPAVRSDNMGTIMRGKGMYYRRETDRFSLDSEDLYSSKMSSQQNFVTKRGQLPENPYSEVGKLGNKAVFVPAKPARRKGMLVKQSNVEDSPEKTCSIPIPTIIIKEPSTSSSGKSSQGSSMETDLQTSEQQGQLRPDDSLNVTGPFAAAIAGAVRDREKRLEARRNSPAFLSTDLGDESVGPTPSPRLRHSKSIDEGMFCNEESFKQFVGPSSLILSRTANAFGNHGDANNVRSGKGKGHENNTTKGINVSGNYMHPVTGKLLDPNSPLALALAARDRAMKEQSQPSPSPPEVDKSDLNKPLFIDTKLRPNAESSFPAAVSSTNRQNQRGVLKRQETENKHDPETVKEEKRHEEKKNMLINIMDTSQQKTAGLLMVHTVDASKAESLLNDNEDVEKEASPENQPTETPAAEPSDNVENALPKTSDASLPAPPTKAIVSVCSVDEPVILPFRIPPPPFASIDVDEDFIFTEPLPPPLEFANSFDIPEDVSAMPAATLADLLMQRKNGTLPPGSYHPNVASISLESKKPGALSNCLPASYMQHPESFDNVTDSGIEEVDSRSGSDHHLETTSTISTVSSISTLSSEGGENLDTCTVYADGQAFLVDKPPVPPKPKVKPIINKSNALYKDAVLEENMDTFVIPPPAPPPPPLGMQPNLSKAGYLRTSKLWGDVPEMRSLIMPSPKANVISELNSILQQMNREKATKPGEGLDSPTGMKPPSLSTRGTDVLSTVSGNRNTTVTFTVRPGANQPITLQNRTPEFDGRISGMRRAPSPVVSPAEITRDIKPGPLSAPPASISDVFILPTPPPTGDLFGMNMGRSRSPSPSILQQPISNKPFSAKPVHMWTKQDVADWLESLHLGEHKEMFMDNEIDGTHLPSLQKEDLIDLGVTRVGHRMNIERALKQLLDR
- the SHANK2 gene encoding SH3 and multiple ankyrin repeat domains protein 2 isoform X7, which codes for MGCSSSCKKVPFREAPSYSHRRRGPQHTLTAPRVLLRSNSDNNLNVNNIPEWSAASASLHRSLSPQLLQQMQNNPNGTVKTIGSYSQVPRSRSPSLNRLGEDAKRQQHRHVSPGPNKEVATAVDYQGPKRKLYSALPGRHFIVVKPYQPQGEGEIPLHKGDRIRVLSIGEGGFWEGNARGHVGWFPAECVEEVQPKPSEGRQETRTDRTKKLFRHYTVGSYDSFDASSDCIIEEKTVVLQKKDNEGFGFVLRGAKADTPIEEFNPTPAFPALQYLESVDEDGVAWQAGLRTGDFLIEVNNENVVKVGHRQVVNMIRHGGNHLVLKVVTVTRSLDPDDTARKKAPPPPKRAPTTALSLRSKSMTSELEELASVRKKKDKAEDSTPISKPLRPVDNVPLDSRVATIKQRPSSRCFPPVTETNSMYDRQGIAVIPPTVPGIPHGPFLGIPRGTMRRQKSIDSRITLSGITEEERQFLAPPMLKFTRSLSMPDASEDIPPPPATLPPSPPPPSPSPFNSPKSPSPRGYGTIKPTFNQITGAKSPLPAVRSDNMGTIMRGKGMYYRRETDRFSLDSEDLYSSKMSSQQNFVTKRGQLPENPYSEVGKLGNKAVFVPAKPARRKGMLVKQSNVEDSPEKTCSIPIPTIIIKEPSTSSSGKSSQGSSMETDLQTSEQQGQLRPDDSLNVTGPFAAAIAGAVRDREKRLEARRNSPAFLSTDLGDESVGPTPSPRLRHSKSIDEGMFCNEESFKQFVGPSSLILSRTANAFGNHGDANNVRSGKGKGHENNTTKGINVSGNYMHPVTGKLLDPNSPLALALAARDRAMKEQSQPSPSPPEVDKSDLNKPLFIDTKLRPNAESSFPAAVSSTNRQNQRGVLKRQETENKHDPETVKEEKRHEEKKNMLINIMDTSQQKTAGLLMVHTVDASKAESLLNDNEDVEKEASPENQPTETPAAEPSDNVENALPKTSDASLPAPPTKAIVSVCSVDEPVILPFRIPPPPFASIDVDEDFIFTEPLPPPLEFANSFDIPEDVSAMPAATLADLLMQRKNGTLPPGSYHPNVASISLESKKPGALSNCLPASYMQHPESFDNVTDSGIEEVDSRSGSDHHLETTSTISTVSSISTLSSEGGENLDTCTVYADGQAFLVDKPPVPPKPKVKPIINKSNALYKDAVLEENMDTFVIPPPAPPPPPLGMQPNLSKAGYLRTSKLWGDVPEMRSLIMPSPKANVISELNSILQQMNREKATKPGEGLDSPTGMKPPSLSTRGTDVLSTVSGNRNTTVTFTVRPGANQPITLQNRTPEFDGRISGMRRAPSPVVSPAEITRDIKPGPLSAPPASISDVFILPTPPPTGDLFGMNMGRSRSPSPSILQQPISNKPFSAKPVHMWTKQDVADWLESLHLGEHKEMFMDNEIDGTHLPSLQKEDLIDLGVTRVGHRMNIERALKQLLDR
- the SHANK2 gene encoding SH3 and multiple ankyrin repeat domains protein 2 isoform X6, giving the protein MKSLFSAFTKKEVPFREAPSYSHRRRGPQHTLTAPRVLLRSNSDNNLNVNNIPEWSAASASLHRSLSPQLLQQMQNNPNGTVKTIGSYSQVPRSRSPSLNRLGEDAKRQQHRHVSPGPNKEVATAVDYQGPKRKLYSALPGRHFIVVKPYQPQGEGEIPLHKGDRIRVLSIGEGGFWEGNARGHVGWFPAECVEEVQPKPSEGRQETRTDRTKKLFRHYTVGSYDSFDASSDCIIEEKTVVLQKKDNEGFGFVLRGAKADTPIEEFNPTPAFPALQYLESVDEDGVAWQAGLRTGDFLIEVNNENVVKVGHRQVVNMIRHGGNHLVLKVVTVTRSLDPDDTARKKAPPPPKRAPTTALSLRSKSMTSELEELASVRKKKDKAEDSTPISKPLRPVDNVPLDSRVATIKQRPSSRCFPPVTETNSMYDRQGIAVIPPTVPGIPHGPFLGIPRGTMRRQKSIDSRITLSGITEEERQFLAPPMLKFTRSLSMPDASEDIPPPPATLPPSPPPPSPSPFNSPKSPSPRGYGTIKPTFNQITGAKSPLPAVRSDNMGTIMRGKGMYYRRETDRFSLDSEDLYSSKMSSQQNFVTKRGQLPENPYSEVGKLGNKAVFVPAKPARRKGMLVKQSNVEDSPEKTCSIPIPTIIIKEPSTSSSGKSSQGSSMETDLQTSEQQGQLRPDDSLNVTGPFAAAIAGAVRDREKRLEARRNSPAFLSTDLGDESVGPTPSPRLRHSKSIDEGMFCNEESFKQFVGPSSLILSRTANAFGNHGDANNVRSGKGKGHENNTTKGINVSGNYMHPVTGKLLDPNSPLALALAARDRAMKEQSQPSPSPPEVDKSDLNKPLFIDTKLRPNAESSFPAAVSSTNRQNQRGVLKRQETENKHDPETVKEEKRHEEKKNMLINIMDTSQQKTAGLLMVHTVDASKAESLLNDNEDVEKEASPENQPTETPAAEPSDNVENALPKTSDASLPAPPTKAIVSVCSVDEPVILPFRIPPPPFASIDVDEDFIFTEPLPPPLEFANSFDIPEDVSAMPAATLADLLMQRKNGTLPPGSYHPNVASISLESKKPGALSNCLPASYMQHPESFDNVTDSGIEEVDSRSGSDHHLETTSTISTVSSISTLSSEGGENLDTCTVYADGQAFLVDKPPVPPKPKVKPIINKSNALYKDAVLEENMDTFVIPPPAPPPPPLGMQPNLSKAGYLRTSKLWGDVPEMRSLIMPSPKANVISELNSILQQMNREKATKPGEGLDSPTGMKPPSLSTRGTDVLSTVSGNRNTTVTFTVRPGANQPITLQNRTPEFDGRISGMRRAPSPVVSPAEITRDIKPGPLSAPPASISDVFILPTPPPTGDLFGMNMGRSRSPSPSILQQPISNKPFSAKPVHMWTKQDVADWLESLHLGEHKEMFMDNEIDGTHLPSLQKEDLIDLGVTRVGHRMNIERALKQLLDR